A stretch of the Aegilops tauschii subsp. strangulata cultivar AL8/78 chromosome 4, Aet v6.0, whole genome shotgun sequence genome encodes the following:
- the LOC141021731 gene encoding uncharacterized protein has translation MGFVNEYMNVEAHGNTKLHVIHTNDKKQMATSLEQYERQLRIQRHKIVGIDLEYNNKPDVMQKPALVQLSVSKTQPVLLFQRSTAERCTVLDNFLADPMYTFAGFSIGDDKTRLERFKPHSKEGHFPLKEWRVPDATKELYSLADVAGMLNDDYYNNMKKKITTEEHTRWATLPLSMRHIEYAIKDAYEAYEIWNRITLTQDGLRRAKLEKEEPPKKRARSSSGDSTW, from the exons ATGGGGTTCGTCAACGAGTACATGAACGTGGAGGCCCACGGCAACACCAAGTTGCACGTCATCCACACCAACGACAAGAAGCAGATGGCGACCTCCCTCGAGCAGTACGAGCGCCAGCTCAGGATCCAGCGCCACAAGATCGTCGGAATTGATCTGGAGTACAACAACAAGCCTGACGTGATGCAGAAACCCGCCCTCGTCCAACTCTCCGTCAGCAAGACTCAGCCGGTGCTGCTCTTCCAACGGAGCACCGCTGAAAGGTGCACCGTCCTCGACAACTTCCTCGCCGACCCCATGTACACGTTTGCTGGCTTCTCCATCGGCGACGACAAAACCAGGCTAGAGCGC TTCAAACCACACTCAAAGGAAGGGCATTTCCCATTGAAAGAATGGAGGGTGCCAGATGCCACCAAGGAGTTGTACTCCCTTGCAGACGTCGCCGGGATGCTCAACGACGACTACTACaacaacatgaagaagaagatcacCACCGAAGAACACACGCGCTGGGCCACCCTGCCTCTGTCCATGAGGCACATCGAGTACGCGATAAAGGACGCCTATGAAGCGTACGAGATATGGAACCGCATCACCCTCACCCAGGATGGCCTTCGTCGTGCAAAGCTGGAGAAGGAGGAGCCCCCCAAGAAGCGCGCCAGGAGTAGCTCGGGAGACTCTACCTGGTGA